Below is a window of Geomonas oryzisoli DNA.
CTGGCTGGTGAAAAGGCTCACCCTGGTCGGCCTGGGATAGACGCGGGATTCTTCCCGCACCGTGCCCACGATGGTGCTGCAGGCGTCGGAGACGGCGGAACGAACCAGCAGTGCCGCATATTTCTCCGTGATGTGCGCGTTGCAGTAGAGGTAGAGCTCGCCGCTGAAGGCGGAGACCGTCTTGATGTCCCTGTACTGCACCTGGGTCTGCATCTCGTTGAGAAGCGAACAGATTTTTACCGGCTTGATGTCCGGGAGAAGCGCGAACATGGCGTTGAGCGGCGTCAGGGCCGTGATCACCCGGGAGTCCCTGCGGATTTTTTCGGCCATGGCGTACTTCACTTCCTCCAGCTTCGCCTTGGCGGCCGCATCTTCGCTGCTCATGTAATCCTGGGAGTAGAGGAAAAGCTGTCCGGAAGGGGTTACCAGGGTGCGTATGTCACTGGCGATGGCACCCGTTGAGATCGCCTCAAGTACTCCATGTTGGAGGTCACCCGGCAATCCTTTGGCGAGGACGGTCACGATGCGGGATGAGGTCAACGCTCCGTACCTTTTCGAGTTGCGCCTGACATTGTGAATCAGCTTTGTCTTGACCTCTGTGATCTGCTCGGTCATGCCGGTCAAATGGAAGGTCTCAGCTGCGGCTCTTTGGCTGTGGTCGGAGTGGAATCCCTGATGCATTGTCAGTGGTACCTCGCACGGTGAGCATTAAAACATATTCATCGCCATTATAATAAACGACATTCGCACCGTGTAAACAGTACCCTGTATTTTTTTTCACCACCTCCGCAATTGCCTGTCTCCTTAGGTTTATACGCCATCGATATTCCCAACATTAACGCTACACCACTCTTGACATTAATCTCGCCTAATATATATTTGTACCCTCTAAAGTCTGGACATTCTGACCAAGGAGGTCGGCATGGAATATTCAGGGTTTATGCTCGTGTTGGGGGGCGTGTTGCCTTGCCTTGGGGTGGGGCTGTTCTGCTACCTGTTGAGACTGCTCCTCGAGTTCAAAGCCGAGAACTGCAGCACCGACGAACCGCATTATGTGCGTGAGATAAACAGAAAGTTGAACCTCAACGATGTTGAGACCGAGCGGGATCTTTACTGACATAGCCAACACTGTTGCGCCAGCCCGCTTCCTCCTGCTAAACTGCCGCGAAATCAACCGCCTCCGTGCGGGTTTTTCCGGTGGTATCCATGCATCTCCTCACATTCGTCTTCTTCATCCTTGTATCGGCCACCCCGGCATTGGCCGGCCCGATCGAGGACTGCCGGGAGTTCGCCACCTATGGCGTTCCGGGGCAAAGCGGTGATCTGCTGTGCCGTAAGGGTTTCCTGCTAAGCCATGATTCGCAAAAGAAGACGCCGCTTTGGGTCGTCGAGAGGATGACCAGGGAGCGGCTGCAGGCAAAGCTTAAGCGGGCCAACAACTTCCGCCCCGATGCCGAGCTTCCCAAGGGGCAGCGCGCGGAGCTTTCCGACTACCGGGGATCGGGCTATGATCGCGGTCACATGGCACCGGCGGCGGACATGGCGTGGGACGAGCAGGCGATGTCGGAGAGCTTCTACCTCTCCAACATGGTGCCGCAGGCGGGCGAGGGGATGAACCGCGGCATCTGGGCCGAGCTCGAGGGGAAGGTGCGCAAATGGGTGGAGAAACGGGGGGAACTCTTCATCTACAGCGGCCCGATCTATCCCAAGGGCGCGGTGAAAACCATCGGGCGCAACCAGGTGGCGGTGCCGGCCGCACTGTACAAGGTGATCCTCGATCCGGCCCGGCACGAGGCGCTCGCGCTGATCATGCCGAACCAGGCGCTGGAGAGCGATGACATGCCGAAGTACCTGGTGCCGGTGCGCGAGGTGGAACGGCAGACCGGCCTTGATTTCTTTTCGACACTCCCCAAGGACGAGCAGGACCGGATCGAGACACCGGTTCCGCCTGCACTCTGGCAATAAGTTGAACTAACGCTTGAGAGTCGTCCCGATAAACTCCGCCGCGTCCCTCTTGAGCTGAACCAGCGCATCCCCCTCCAAGTACATCATGTGGCCGGAGCGGTACCGTTTGACGGAGATGTTTCGGCGCAGCCCCGCAGCCAGGCCGAGGTGTGCCAGGGTATAGTCGGTGGCGAAATGCGGCGTGGCCAGGTCGAACAGCCCCGAGGCGACCATGACCTTCAGATAGGGGTTCTTGACCATGGCGTTACGCAGGTTTTCCCCGGTATCGGCATAGCTGTTCTTGGCCTCCCAATCCCAGCGGCCGGTGCCGCCTCCCAGCACGTAATACTCAAGATCCGACTGGTAGCCCAGTTCCTCCCGCAGATAAGCGTTGACGGTGCTGGTGAAGGGGGGACGGATGTTGGCAACGGTAGCATCGAACCCCAGCTGTCTACCGGGCTCCGCATTTTCCGCGTTGAACCTGCTGTCCATCAAGCCCACCATGCGCCCCTCGCCGCGCAGCAACTCCCTGGCGAAATCACGGTTATCAACCCGCAAGTTCCTGTTCTGTACCAGCTCGACACTGAGCCCGGTGAATCCCGCCAACTTTTCGGCAACGGACTTTCGCTCCGTCGCGGTCAGTCGATCACCCTTGTTGAGCGCCCAGAGATAGTCGGATGCCGCCCACTGTTCAGCCTGGGCCAAGGTCCGGTCCAGGTCGGCCTGCAACTCCGGTGCGAGTTTGCCATGGTACCAGGCGGTCGCCGTGTAACTCGGCAGGAAAAGCTGGTAGGGAAGGTCGTTACCGTAATCGAAGGACACGGTCTGCAGGTTGAGGATGCTGGAAACGAGGATCAGTCCGTTCAGCGCCACACCGTGCTCGACCAGGTGCTCAGCCAGCCCTGCCGACCGGAAAGTGCCGTAGCTTTCGCCGACCAGGAAGACGGGGGCGTCCCAGAGCCCGTTGCGGGTAAGGTAGAGCCTGACGAAACGATCCAGCGAGTCGATGTCGCCTTGGACGGCCGCGAATTTCTTGGTGAGGTCGGGCTTGGCGGCACGGCTGTATCCGGTGCCGACGGGGTCCACGAAGACAAGATCGGCGACGTCGAGCAAACTCGATGCGTTGTCGACCAGGTGGAAAGGAGGTGCCGGCATGCTGCCGTCGGGGAGCATCTGCACGCGCCTGGGTCCCAGTGCCCCGAGGTGCAGCCAGACGGAGGCGGCACCGGGACCGCCGTTGAAGACGAAGAGCACGGGGCGGGTTTTGGGCGAAGCGGGTTGCACAACGCGGTAGGAGACGTAGAAGATGTCGGCTTCGGTCTCACCGGTGTCGGTGAGCACCGGCAGTGTGCCGGCGCAGGCCTGATATGAAATCTCCTTGCCGCCGATCTGCGCCTTGTGATCGGTTACCACGGCTCGCGACGTTGTCGGTAGCTTTGTCTGCTTCTCCTGCTTCTCCTGCTGCTCCACGCTTTGCGGCTTGCTCTCTGGTACTGGAGGCGCGGCAGACGCAGGTGGGTGGGCTAAGGCAAGGAGCAATGCCGGAACGATCAACAATGGCTTATACAAGGGACACCCTCCTGGATGAAAGAACAAGATATGACATTGGATACTATCCGATGGTGTAAGCGAGGTCAATTATTGAGGAGGGCAAATAAAAAAAGCACCCTGCGTGGTGCGCAAGGTGCTTTGGCGATGCCGTGTCGCAGTTCTGTTAGTAAGCGACGTAGGGACCGGTGCCGAGCCCGGAGCTTTCACCTTCGATACCGAAGGCTACGCTGCGTCCCATGAAGAAGGGGAGCCCCCAGTCGAACCCGAAGCCGGACGGTCCGCCGATGTCGCTGAAGACCCGGTTGGAGCTGCTCACGAGGGTGTTGAAATTGGAGACCTGGAAACTGACCGTGGACCTTGGTGTGCCGCCTAGGCCGACGTTGGTCGCCAGCAATGACCTGGTAACCGGGGGGCAGTACCAATCGGTATTGGGCGCGGGACACACCGGGAGCACGCTGGGATCGGCGTTGGGGAAGAACAGGCCGTTGGAGCCGGTATCGACGAACCCGTTGGTGGGAACGCCGTTGAAGACGGTGGTGAAATCCCCGGCCGAGTCGGTCCTGAGCACCACCGGCCCCGAAAGGATGTTGTTGGTGCTGGTACCGATCCCGAGAATCACCGATCCTTCCACCGACGGCACGCCCCCCACGGGCACTGCCGGCAGGCTCACGATCAAGCCGTTGTGATCTGTCGGCAACGCAGCAACCGGGTTCTGCACCTGGTCAGCCAGCGGGACCGAGGCGCCGACACAGGTAGTGCCGTTGCAGCTGTAATACACACCGTTGTCGGCAGTAATGGTGCAGCCGAGCCCGCAATCCTCCTTGAGGACACCGATCCCGAGGATACCGGCGAAACCTGAGGAGACCGGGGTGGGGTCTGCGTTGGAACAGGTATTGGGAAGCGAGCCGAAGCTGGAGTTGATCACCTGGATCGGTACGGAGACGTACGGTTCGTTGCCCAGTTTGACCATGGCCGTCCTGATCGGCCCCCAAAGGGAGCTGCCGTCGGCGAACTGAACGCATCCGGTCAGCGAACCTGCACCGCTGGCAACAGGCGGCAGGGTCAGGTTCGGGATCGCCTGCTGGAAGACCCGCAAGCCGTAACTGCCGGTGTCCAGGAGGATGTCGTTCACCGTCTGGCAGACGGAAAGGTCGGGGTTGCAGATGGTGACGCTGACGCAGGCCTTGTTGAGGTAGCTTCCCCCGGAACAGAGGGAGCCGTTGACCGACATCGGCATCACGTTGGCGGCAGGGGACGATGTCGACGTCGTGGTCAGGTTGGTCGATCCGGCAACGGCGCCCAGCGTGGCGGTCACGGTCGTTATCCCCACCGAGACCGCGGTGGCCACCCCCTTGGTCCCGGTCGCGTTACTTATGGTCACCACCCCGGCAGCTGAGGAGGTCCAGGAAACCAGGCCGGTGATGTCCCGGGTACTGTTGTCGGAATAGGTTCCGGTTGCGGTGAACTGCCCGGTGGTGCCGACGGCTAAGGTCGAATTGACCGGAGCGACCGATATCGAGGTGAGGGTAGGGCCTTTTTTGCCGCCACCGCCGCACCCGGACAGGGCGACCAGCACCGCTACCATGATCGTGACGACCAGCAGCTTAACGGATCTCATCGAGGCTCACTCCTTCGGGCAGGAGTTCGGAAAGGTAGGCCCGCCCTTGCAGGTTGCGCATATGTCCCCAGGTTTCCACCACCAGCCGCCGCGTGGTCAATTTGAGACCTCGGCGCCCCGGCTGACGCGGTGTGCCGGCAAGCGCCTTGCGGTAGTCGTCGTGATAGTTGCCGAGCAGCACCTGTAAATCGGGGTGCACCAGCCCGTTCCAGGCTACCGCGAAGACCACGCCGGAAGGATTGACGTATTCCCGCACCGTGGTGGCCGTAATTCCTGATGCGATCGACTCGACGCGATACCTGGCGGTGTTGGTCGATTTCAGGAACTTGCCGGAAAAGGCGTTGGTGTCCCGGACAATGGTCTGGGCCGGTTCGCCCAGGGTCGCGTGCGCCAGGTCATAGCTCAAAGAGATGACCAGCGCCATGCAAAGCGAGATACGGCAGATTGGTAGCATCATCGTTGTCCCCTGTACCGCTCGGAATTTGGGTGTCCAAGAAACAAGGTGACATTCTACCAACAATTCTTTTCTTGTCTTAGCAAACGTTAATTTTTATCGACAACCGGAACAAGGTGGGCGGAGGCAGGCAAAAGAATACGCCGCCTCGGTATCCCGAGGCGGCGTACGGTAAACGCGGAATATGTGGTGGGGACAGGCCGTGCGGCTATTTCTTCCCTTTCTTGGAGAGCTCGGCAGCAACTTCCTCGCTGATGTCTTTGGGCTTCACCTTTTCATCGGCAAAGAGTACCCCTTTTTCCTCGACCACCAGCAGGTAGCCGTTGGCCTTGGCGTAGTCGGCAGCAGCCTTCTTGATGATGCCACCTATCTCATTGGTCAGCTTCTCCTGCAGCTTGTTTACCTCAAGCTCACTGGCGCGGGCCAGCTTCTGGTAATCCTCGACCTTCTTCTGGAACTCGGCGGCCTTGGCTGCGCGCTCTTTCTGGGTCATGGTGGGCAGCTTCGCCTCGATGGCGGCCTTTTGCTTCTCGAGCTGCTTGGTGCGGGCGTCGAGTTTGGCGCGCAGCTGTTCCGACTTCTTCTTCAGCGACTCGGTGGCCGCCTTCCCCTCGGGAGATTCCGATGCGACCTTGGACATGTCGATAAACGCGATTTTGACCGATGCCGCGTTCGCTTCGTCCTTGGCGGGAACAGCGGGGGCAACCGCAGCGGCCGGTGCCGGTGCGGGAGCGGGTGCTGCAACCGGAGCTGCTACGGGAGCTGCAACCGGAGCGGTCTCAGCGGCAAAGCCGTTGGCGGCGACGAAAGAGGTGAGTGCGGAACCGATGAGTAGTGTCACGAACCTGTTCATATGATCGTCCTTTGCTTGAGTAGTGGTGACTGCGACTGGAGAGCATAAAGCCTTTGTTACGCTTTGGCAATTAAAAGAAATGTGGTGTCGGGTATCGGAGACCTCCTCGGGGGCGGCAAAGTATCGGCAAAACGTACCTATAAAGGCTGTTGACTCGTATACGCCTCGCTGCTACCATGCCACCACTCAAGAGGAGCGCCCCATGACCGATATACTACAGAAACTGCAGACAGCGACACCCGATGACCCGACAATGGCAGAGCTGTTGCGCGAGGCTTTGCAGGAGATCCGCGAACTGAGAAAGCAAAGGGACGCCCTGGAAGAGATCATGATCGTGCTGTCCCGCACCGAGCTTCCCTGGGACGAGGAGGGGAAGCCGACCGAGGGCCTGCCGCACTTCAAGGAACGCTACCTGAACGCGGTCCACGAGGCAGCCGGACTGCTCGGTCTGGAGCTGCGCAGCACCATCACCAGGACCGAACCGAGAACCTAATTCCAGCGTTGTCCTGCTCTCCCCCTCCCTTGACGGGAGGGGGCAGGGGGGTGGGTGCCCCTGCCATGACCGCCGATGTGGCACCTACCCCCACCCCCTAACCCCCTCCCGCGAGGGGAGGGGGGACTTTAACCGGACAATCTTGCCTGATTCCACCCTTTACACCAAATACTGGAGCATACATGCCTACCAACATGATGGAATGGGGATTCGTTGTCGTTTTCTTTCTGCTGCCCGGCACCATCGGCGCTTGGGTCGCCTACACCAAGGGGCGCAACCCGCTGCTGTGGTTTGTGCTGAACGGCCTTTTCGCCCCCACGGTGATGATCACCCTCTTTCAGCGCCCGCTTCGGCCGATGCAGGGGCACTACCGGCAGTGCCCGAAGTGCAGCGAGTTCAGCAAGTGGCGCGAGCAGGCCTGCCGTTTCTGCGGCACCGCGCTTAGCTGAGCCGGGTCATGTTCTTCCGCAAGCAGCCTGATTTCGGCCAACTTCTGCGCGAACTGGGGACATTCAGCCGCAGGGACGTAACCCAGGGGCTGAAACTGGCCACATACAAGAAAGCGGCCCAGACGCTGCTGAAAAAGGATGCCGTCTCCGCGCACGTCCTGCTCGGACTGGTTGCCTGCCTGGAGCACGACATCGCTTCGATGCACGCCCAGTACCTCCAGGCCATCGAGCTTTCCGACTCCCATCTCTCCCTGATGTACTATGCCCTCGCCCTCGAAAAATCCTGTCTTTGGAACGATGCCGCAAAGTATGCCCTGCTTGCCCTGGACCGTGCGCCCCAGGAACCGAAACTGCTGAACGCCGCCATCGGCATCGCGCCGTTGACGGGAAGGTTTTCCCTGTTGAAGAAACTGCTGTCCCAGTGGCAGGAGAGTCACGAGGGGG
It encodes the following:
- a CDS encoding OmpH family outer membrane protein, whose amino-acid sequence is MNRFVTLLIGSALTSFVAANGFAAETAPVAAPVAAPVAAPAPAPAPAAAVAPAVPAKDEANAASVKIAFIDMSKVASESPEGKAATESLKKKSEQLRAKLDARTKQLEKQKAAIEAKLPTMTQKERAAKAAEFQKKVEDYQKLARASELEVNKLQEKLTNEIGGIIKKAAADYAKANGYLLVVEEKGVLFADEKVKPKDISEEVAAELSKKGKK
- a CDS encoding DUF3443 family protein, with protein sequence MRSVKLLVVTIMVAVLVALSGCGGGGKKGPTLTSISVAPVNSTLAVGTTGQFTATGTYSDNSTRDITGLVSWTSSAAGVVTISNATGTKGVATAVSVGITTVTATLGAVAGSTNLTTTSTSSPAANVMPMSVNGSLCSGGSYLNKACVSVTICNPDLSVCQTVNDILLDTGSYGLRVFQQAIPNLTLPPVASGAGSLTGCVQFADGSSLWGPIRTAMVKLGNEPYVSVPIQVINSSFGSLPNTCSNADPTPVSSGFAGILGIGVLKEDCGLGCTITADNGVYYSCNGTTCVGASVPLADQVQNPVAALPTDHNGLIVSLPAVPVGGVPSVEGSVILGIGTSTNNILSGPVVLRTDSAGDFTTVFNGVPTNGFVDTGSNGLFFPNADPSVLPVCPAPNTDWYCPPVTRSLLATNVGLGGTPRSTVSFQVSNFNTLVSSSNRVFSDIGGPSGFGFDWGLPFFMGRSVAFGIEGESSGLGTGPYVAY
- a CDS encoding S10 family peptidase, with amino-acid sequence MVTDHKAQIGGKEISYQACAGTLPVLTDTGETEADIFYVSYRVVQPASPKTRPVLFVFNGGPGAASVWLHLGALGPRRVQMLPDGSMPAPPFHLVDNASSLLDVADLVFVDPVGTGYSRAAKPDLTKKFAAVQGDIDSLDRFVRLYLTRNGLWDAPVFLVGESYGTFRSAGLAEHLVEHGVALNGLILVSSILNLQTVSFDYGNDLPYQLFLPSYTATAWYHGKLAPELQADLDRTLAQAEQWAASDYLWALNKGDRLTATERKSVAEKLAGFTGLSVELVQNRNLRVDNRDFARELLRGEGRMVGLMDSRFNAENAEPGRQLGFDATVANIRPPFTSTVNAYLREELGYQSDLEYYVLGGGTGRWDWEAKNSYADTGENLRNAMVKNPYLKVMVASGLFDLATPHFATDYTLAHLGLAAGLRRNISVKRYRSGHMMYLEGDALVQLKRDAAEFIGTTLKR
- a CDS encoding DUF2844 domain-containing protein gives rise to the protein MMLPICRISLCMALVISLSYDLAHATLGEPAQTIVRDTNAFSGKFLKSTNTARYRVESIASGITATTVREYVNPSGVVFAVAWNGLVHPDLQVLLGNYHDDYRKALAGTPRQPGRRGLKLTTRRLVVETWGHMRNLQGRAYLSELLPEGVSLDEIR
- a CDS encoding DNA/RNA non-specific endonuclease, yielding MHLLTFVFFILVSATPALAGPIEDCREFATYGVPGQSGDLLCRKGFLLSHDSQKKTPLWVVERMTRERLQAKLKRANNFRPDAELPKGQRAELSDYRGSGYDRGHMAPAADMAWDEQAMSESFYLSNMVPQAGEGMNRGIWAELEGKVRKWVEKRGELFIYSGPIYPKGAVKTIGRNQVAVPAALYKVILDPARHEALALIMPNQALESDDMPKYLVPVREVERQTGLDFFSTLPKDEQDRIETPVPPALWQ